One Roseimaritima multifibrata DNA window includes the following coding sequences:
- a CDS encoding dockerin type I domain-containing protein has translation MLPKSRNRHVRRLRLESLETRRLLTGVPLGAEATDTAEFLLGRVAVTPVFFESTGVNSEQDWTSEEITEVLNKIETAMDWWSTALDGLNTVHSLEFVYDTQYAINPVETAFEPIANSSNTSRDYINDFLIDQGWGDSNSHDEAIRLFNDQQRRDLDADWGVTIVVVDASDDLDGRFAPGGFRTAFAYPGGMYMVVPSTRPTAVFTHELGHLFWANDEYSGGGSYQQHRGYYDTQNLNAEDNPAPGFVQEVSIMAGEASRSAAFDSFVSPASTLASVGWQDSDQDGIFDLADVPLHLEGTVTYDGDLSQFLFTGFAEAVPLPNKNSEGLQNDITLNRIGRVEYRLDGGSWLTALQPDLQQTDVQFAVPVGPGIDKIEIRAIDPVVGVTSPILSATKSVPGRGSQSFQAYAFLDTDGDGIPSENENPFSGLQVVANPVDSSSFPVTEVLDAAQMAVGVSLENRANAQFTTTAIHGNGDVSVQLDDEGTPLFTWFRFTADRWSSEWTEDDQMKVDLDLPTTFVEVDLQGYAAGAIGRVEAYDESGLLVARATSESLAKGESVTLRVESAEQSIREVRVFGHSDTTIQVSKLSVGPTLQGATDALGLVALQALPVEDYQLQWQTNSVIYEVSPAAIRDLSLTEAADPTFAVAVRRVDSPGYNVDLPADVDGNGRVEPVDALRVINYLNKNQSGPLTVGVSLENAIDTNNDGLIAPIDALTVINVLNQMQRSTSGSAKEVAIPGAPALPVEGTAAGESLSEEEEKKERQDESESRILATDRILANLGQWSEAEPQRGAKATNLLKINDYQGSEAADVAKSKDAANPFFSEPFRSEGF, from the coding sequence ATGCTTCCAAAATCGCGAAATCGACATGTTCGACGCCTGCGACTAGAGTCGCTTGAGACCCGTCGGTTGTTGACCGGCGTTCCGCTAGGGGCCGAAGCTACCGATACGGCTGAATTCCTGCTGGGACGGGTCGCGGTAACCCCTGTTTTCTTTGAAAGCACCGGCGTTAATAGCGAGCAGGATTGGACTTCTGAAGAAATCACCGAAGTTCTGAACAAGATCGAAACCGCCATGGATTGGTGGTCCACCGCACTGGACGGACTGAATACCGTTCATTCTTTGGAATTCGTCTACGACACGCAGTACGCGATCAATCCGGTGGAGACCGCGTTCGAACCGATCGCGAATTCGTCCAATACCAGTCGTGATTACATCAATGATTTCTTAATCGACCAGGGCTGGGGCGATAGCAATAGCCATGACGAAGCGATTCGGTTGTTCAATGATCAGCAGCGTCGTGATCTAGATGCCGATTGGGGGGTCACGATTGTGGTCGTCGATGCGTCGGATGACCTGGACGGAAGGTTCGCCCCCGGGGGATTTCGAACCGCGTTTGCCTATCCGGGGGGAATGTACATGGTCGTTCCCTCGACCCGGCCGACCGCCGTCTTTACTCATGAACTAGGGCATTTGTTCTGGGCCAATGATGAGTATTCCGGCGGTGGTAGCTATCAGCAGCATCGCGGCTACTACGACACTCAAAATTTAAATGCGGAAGACAATCCCGCCCCCGGTTTTGTGCAAGAAGTCAGCATCATGGCTGGGGAGGCGTCGCGGAGTGCGGCGTTTGACAGTTTCGTCAGTCCAGCCTCCACGCTCGCGTCTGTCGGCTGGCAGGATAGCGATCAAGACGGGATTTTTGATTTAGCGGATGTGCCGCTCCATCTTGAAGGGACGGTTACCTATGACGGCGACCTTTCGCAGTTTCTGTTTACAGGGTTTGCCGAAGCGGTCCCCTTGCCCAATAAAAATTCCGAGGGCCTGCAGAACGATATCACTCTGAACCGAATCGGTCGTGTGGAATATCGACTGGATGGAGGTTCCTGGCTGACCGCACTACAACCGGATTTGCAGCAGACGGATGTGCAGTTTGCCGTGCCTGTGGGGCCGGGAATCGACAAAATCGAAATCCGAGCAATCGATCCCGTCGTCGGTGTCACCAGTCCGATCCTTTCCGCCACGAAAAGCGTTCCTGGAAGAGGATCACAGTCCTTTCAGGCTTATGCCTTTCTGGATACCGATGGCGATGGGATTCCCAGCGAAAATGAGAACCCTTTTTCAGGACTTCAAGTCGTCGCGAACCCTGTCGATTCATCCTCTTTTCCTGTCACGGAAGTGCTGGATGCTGCCCAGATGGCCGTTGGCGTTAGTTTGGAAAACCGGGCAAATGCTCAGTTTACGACGACCGCAATTCATGGCAACGGAGACGTTTCGGTTCAGTTAGACGATGAAGGAACGCCGCTCTTTACCTGGTTTCGGTTTACGGCTGATCGCTGGTCAAGCGAGTGGACCGAAGACGATCAAATGAAGGTCGATTTGGATTTGCCGACGACCTTTGTCGAAGTCGATTTGCAAGGGTATGCGGCTGGCGCGATCGGCAGGGTTGAAGCCTATGACGAAAGTGGGCTGTTGGTCGCACGTGCCACTTCAGAATCGCTAGCCAAGGGGGAATCGGTCACACTGCGGGTTGAATCCGCTGAGCAATCGATTCGCGAAGTCCGCGTGTTCGGGCATTCGGATACCACGATTCAAGTCTCTAAGCTTTCGGTCGGCCCAACGCTTCAAGGGGCAACCGACGCATTGGGACTGGTCGCGCTGCAAGCCCTGCCGGTGGAAGATTATCAGCTGCAGTGGCAAACCAATTCGGTCATTTATGAAGTCTCCCCCGCAGCCATCCGTGACCTATCGTTGACCGAGGCGGCGGATCCAACATTCGCTGTCGCTGTGCGGCGCGTCGATAGTCCCGGATATAACGTCGATTTACCTGCGGATGTTGATGGAAATGGAAGGGTCGAACCTGTCGATGCGCTCCGTGTGATCAATTATCTGAATAAGAATCAAAGTGGGCCGCTGACCGTCGGTGTCTCGCTGGAAAATGCAATCGATACCAATAACGATGGTCTGATCGCTCCGATCGATGCGTTGACCGTCATTAATGTTTTGAATCAGATGCAACGCTCCACGTCGGGAAGTGCGAAGGAAGTCGCGATTCCTGGGGCGCCAGCCTTGCCCGTAGAGGGAACGGCTGCTGGAGAGAGCCTGTCGGAGGAGGAGGAGAAGAAGGAACGCCAGGATGAATCGGAATCGAGAATTTTGGCGACCGACCGGATCTTGGCAAATTTAGGGCAGTGGTCTGAAGCAGAACCGCAGCGAGGGGCAAAAGCAACGAATTTGTTAAAGATTAACGATTATCAGGGTAGTGAGGCGGCCGACGTGGCGAAATCGAAAGATGCCGCGAATCCGTTTTTTTCGGAACCTTTCCGGTCCGAAGGATTCTAA